The proteins below are encoded in one region of Micromonospora yangpuensis:
- a CDS encoding M23 family metallopeptidase, with amino-acid sequence MPEDTPVPHDQLDINPARHRRPRWHPGNRWLITGAAALVGLGLTGVAVTANRADEPQQPTAVVLDADARAEADARADRSVRESAPPASPTPSPTTASPSPSATTAAPSASASTPAPTRKATRKATATAKPKPEPTRAKTASAPKPSWVNPMPGASVTSCYGPRWGVLHAGIDLAAPAGTPVRAAAAGTVVNAGWDFAGYGISVVLDHGNGYLTHYAHLSEATVAVGASVDAGQRIGSEGSTGDSTGPHLHFEVHQGQLWNQLDPAPFMRERGVDLGC; translated from the coding sequence ATGCCGGAAGACACCCCCGTCCCGCACGACCAGCTCGACATCAACCCGGCCCGGCACCGGCGGCCCCGGTGGCATCCCGGTAACCGCTGGCTGATCACCGGAGCGGCCGCCCTGGTCGGCCTCGGCCTGACCGGCGTCGCGGTCACCGCCAACCGCGCCGACGAGCCGCAGCAGCCCACCGCAGTCGTGCTCGACGCCGACGCCCGCGCCGAGGCCGACGCCCGCGCCGACCGATCGGTACGCGAATCCGCTCCACCGGCCAGTCCCACGCCCAGCCCCACCACGGCCAGCCCGTCCCCGAGCGCCACGACGGCCGCCCCCTCGGCCAGCGCCAGCACCCCGGCCCCCACCCGCAAGGCCACCCGGAAGGCCACCGCCACGGCGAAGCCCAAGCCGGAGCCGACCCGGGCGAAGACCGCCAGCGCGCCGAAGCCCAGCTGGGTCAACCCGATGCCCGGGGCCTCCGTCACCTCCTGCTACGGACCGCGGTGGGGCGTCCTGCACGCCGGCATCGACCTGGCCGCGCCGGCCGGCACCCCGGTCCGGGCCGCCGCCGCCGGCACGGTCGTCAACGCCGGCTGGGACTTCGCCGGGTACGGCATCTCGGTGGTCCTCGACCACGGCAACGGCTACCTGACCCACTACGCCCACCTCAGCGAGGCGACGGTCGCCGTGGGAGCCTCGGTCGACGCCGGCCAGCGGATCGGCAGCGAGGGCTCGACCGGCGACTCCACCGGCCCGCACCTGCACTTCGAGGTACACCAGGGACAGTTGTGGAACCAGCTCGACCCCGCCCCGTTCATGCGCGAACGCGGCGTGGACCTCGGCTGCTGA